From one Rattus norvegicus strain BN/NHsdMcwi chromosome 7, GRCr8, whole genome shotgun sequence genomic stretch:
- the Or6c74 gene encoding olfactory receptor Olr1064: protein MSNHTAVTVFILLGLTDDLQLQIVVFVLLFLTYMLSVTGNLTIITLTLLDSHLKTPMYFFLRNFSFLEISFTTVCIPKFLVSIATGDKTISYNECAAQLFFTILLGATEFFLLAAMSYDRYVAICKPLHYMTIMNSRICNLLVFLSWLSGFLIIFPPLLMGLQLDFCAANTVDHFFCDVSPILQLSCTDTHIIELMMLLSAILTLLVTLVLVNLSYTNIIRTILRIPSSQQRRKAFSTCSSHMVVVSISYGSCIFMYVKPSARERVALNKGIALLSTSVAPMLNPFIYTLRNKQVKDAFKNMTKKMELLSMK, encoded by the coding sequence CTGCTTGGGTTAACAGATGATCTACAACTGCAAATAGTTGTTTTTGTCCTTCTCTTTCTTACATACATGCTGAGTGTCACTGGGAACCTGACTATCATCACACTCACACTGCTAGATTCTCATCTCAAGAcacccatgtatttctttctacgAAACTTCTCATTTTTAGAAATTTcattcacaactgtctgtatccCCAAATTCCTTGTTAGTATCGCCACAGGGGATAAAACCATTTCATATAATGAATGTGCAGCTCAACTATTTTTCACCATTCTCTTGGGGGCAACTGAATTTTTTCTTCTGGCTGCCAtgtcctatgaccgctatgtggccatttgCAAACCCCTACACTACATGACCATCATGAACAGCAGAATTTGCAACTTGTTGGTGTTTCTTTCCTGGTTGTCTGGTTTTCTGATAatttttcctcccctcctcatGGGTCTCCAGCTTGATTTCTGTGCAGCCAACACTGTAGatcatttcttctgtgatgtttctcCGATACTTCAGCTCTCCTGCACAGACACTCACATAATAGAATTAATGATGCTTCTCTCTGCCATTTTGACACTCCTGGTTACACTGGTGTTAGTGAACCTCTCCTATACGAACATCATCAGGACCATCCTGAGAATCCCATCTTCTCAGCAGAGAAGGAAAGCTTTTTCTACATGTTCTTCACACATGGTTGTGGTGTCCATTTCTTATGGCAGCTGCATCTTCATGTATGTGAAGCCATCTGCAAGAGAAAGAGTTGCTTTAAATAAAGGGATAGCTCTGCTCAGCACTTCAGTTGCACCCATGTTGAATCCCTTCATTTATACACTtagaaataaacaagtaaaagatgcTTTTAAGAATATGACAAAAAAGATGGAGCTTTTATCAATGAAATAA
- the Or6c33b gene encoding olfactory receptor Olr1065, giving the protein MANHSSVTKFILLGLTNDVNLQAVLFLFLLLTYILSVMGNSAIILLTLLDYRLQTPMYFFLRNFAFLEISFTSVFVPKMLINIGTGDKTISFAGCFTQYFFAILLGATEFYLLAVMSYDRYVAICRPLHYTTVMNRKLCFQLVLSSWLSGFIIVAVSHGMTLQLPFCASNIINHYCCDYTILLHLSCSDTHFIEVIQSLLATVTLIFTLLLVVLSYTYIIKTILRIPCIQQRKKAFSTCSSHMVVVSLSYGSCIFMYINPSFKDAANFNKRVAVLNTSVAPLLNPFIYTLRNKQVKIAFKDMVRKVISFFKK; this is encoded by the coding sequence ATGGCAAACCACTCATCAGTGACAAAGTTCATTCTTCTTGGATTGACAAATGATGTCAACCTTCAAGCtgtgctttttctctttctgcttttaacTTATATCTTAAGTGTCATGGGGAACTCAGCCATCATTCTGTTGACTCTGCTGGATTACCGCCTCCAAACACCTATGTATTTCTTCCTCCGAAATTTTGCATTTTTGGAGATATCTTTTACCTCTGTCTTTGTTCCCAAAATGCTAATCAATATTGGAACCGGAGACAAGACTATTTCCTTTGCTGGTTGCTTCACACAGTATTTTTTTGCAATCCTTCTGGGAGCAACTGAATTTTACCTCTTAGCAGTGAtgtcctatgaccgctatgttgcCATTTGCAGACCCCTGCATTACACAACAGTCATGAACAGGAAACTTTGCTTTCAACTAGTTTTAAGTTCCTGGTTATCTGGTTTTATAATTGTGGCTGTGTCACATGGAATGACTCTTCAGTTGCCTTTCTGTGCATCTAACATCATCAATCATTATTGCTGTGACTACACTATATTGCTACATTTATCTTGTTCAGACACACACTTCATAGAAGTGATCCAGTCCCTCCTGGCTACTGTGACCCTCATCTTCACCTTGCTGCTAGTGGTTCTTTCCtacacatacatcatcaagacCATTTTGAGGATCCCCTGTAttcaacagagaaagaaagctttTTCTACATGTTCCTCTCACATGGTAGTTGTCTCACTTTCTTATGGAAGctgtattttcatgtatataaatcCTTCTTTTAAAGATGCAGCAAATTTTAATAAGAGAGTAGCTGTTTTAAATACCTCTGTTGCACCTCTGTTAAACCCATTCATCTACACTCTTagaaacaagcaagtgaaaatagCCTTCAAAGATATGGTGAGGAAGGTTAtaagtttctttaaaaagtag